The nucleotide window CAAGAGAATCAATaaccatattaaaaatggcttccaagttcgtacttaacacggacaagttccataattcaagatgaactacaaatccaaagtcaagatggcaaaagatctaaatcaagaggcatgccaagTGAGTGACCAAGTCACtgccacaagaaggacaaagtcccaacaagaatgcaaaatgatcaaacaatccgTACGAATGGGCGATTTAGCAAATTTCTTACAAGACttgatataatacgaatataacaatataattcgaagacaagaaaaataaaatatcaggttATTTCAACATATTTCCAACAAGCAAAAAGAGTACaagtttatacacaaaccttggtgttttaccaCGAAACAGTTCAATCACAATTTGGGGACGTTCGAATCGTCTACGCCGTAAACAAACCAAATCTgtccacttcctcaaacacttttcctttgattttttttttcaagggtttatataccttaaatacataatcaaatatctTAATAAGTTCAGTGATTTATCAAGTCAAACTAAATATGATCTtggtgaaaattacccaaaaatgtttgaaacaGAAATTCTGGACAGTATCACTGTTCCGAGTTGTGACTCAGTTTTGATGATCTACACGGACAAACTAGACTTTATGGTCTTCACAAAAGTTGTAGATATATGTCTTACAGTTTCAGAACATCTTGAATAACCTCCATATCAATTTTGAACAAAACGTTATGCTAAAATTACTAACAGCAGTACATGGAGTATTTCTAAAACTGGAAATCTGGACAGCACCTGCCCTGTACTTTCTGATCTTTTTTCAGGTAAATACCAACAAAACTAGATTTTGGTTCCTTCATAAAAgttatagatttatgaaataccttTCTAGAAAGTCCTGGATCACTTAAATCGGAGCTCTGTACAAAAAGATATGTAGAAAATTCTAGTAGATGTCTAGTATTAAAACGAGTTTAGAAACTTACCAAGAGGAGCAACTTGATCTTCACCAAAAACGAATTTTGTGCGTTGATTTTGTAGAAATCCATGGGTTTTTTTTCATGAAACTTCAGATTTTTCAAGTTTCTACGGAGGAGAGatatagagagagatagagagaaggaggGATAGATAGAAAGAGAGAGATGGATTCTTTGTCTTGAAGAGTAGAAACAAAATGGTTACCCAACCACTAAATATtcttagataaatacaaaaggttggaaaccaaaacttaattatatattatatttaataacaactagtcaaaataatattaagtgttacatATAGCAACATCATGAAACTTCATTGCcaatattaacacaacctaaaGTAAGAAATTTTCATATATTGACCATTTCACATTTAAGAAGTGCAAAGTAAAATATTTCCTCGTTATAAAAATGCTCAATCAAGAAtgcaaatattataaaaaaatttgGGGTGTTACATAAGTCTTGTGTGTTCCTAGGATATGCCCAAGGTCAAAAGGATACAAGGTCCTAGACATGGATACAAGAAGGGTATTTGTATCCAGGGACATCATGTTTCATGAATAAGTTTTTCCCTTTCATTCAGCTCATTCATCCATCTATTATCCACATTGTTCTACCTTCTTCACAGATCCTAGTGCTGAAAGTCCTATACATCAGCAACAACTTGTACTCTCACCACATTCATGACCCTCAAGAATTCCTTCAACACCTACTGGTCATAACCCTCTTTCTCTTAGAGCCACACACATTTTACCTCACAACACACCTGATCTTACACCACTCCTAGATAAATCATCCACCCCTCCTTTTTCACCTATTCACCTAACATCCAGATATGTCATTCCCACACCTCCACCACTGTCAGAAAGTCTGATAGAATTTCTCAAGCACCTAGCTATTTAAAAGACTATGTGTGCAATGCCATCATTCTCACTAATCTCACAGATTCCTGCTTCACTAAGCCAGCTATTCCTACTGTTTTCTCTTTTGGGACTCTATCTGATACAAATAAACACCTAGCTCAATCCCTATCCACTATTTTTGAACCTAGCAGCTATGCACAAGCTTGCAATCACCCAGGGTGGAAGGCTGCCATGGATGCAGAAATTTCAGCCTTACAGCTGAATCGCATCTGGGATGTGGTGGATTTGCCTCCAGGAAAGAAAGCTCTACCTTGTAAGTAGGTATACAAGGTAAAGCACCATTCCGATGGAACTGTGGAGAGATTAAAGGCTAGACTAGTAGTGAGGGGGGACATTCAAAGGGAAGGAATTGACTATTTTGAAACCTTTTCACCAGTGGTCAAAATGACCACCATAAGGTGTCTTTTAGCTGTGGCTATGAAGAAAGGTTGTGAAGTGTCACAGCTTGATGTAAATAATGCATTCCTCCACGGGGAATTGCAAGAAGAAGTCTATATGAAGTTTCCAGCAGGTGTTCCTCCACCCCAAACTAATCAAGTTTGTCTCTTGAAAAAGTCTCTTTATGGGTTGAAACAGGCATCTAGACAGTGGTATGTCAGACTTGCAGGAGCTTTGAGTTTTAAAGGGTATTCTAGTTCTCTAAATGATTACTCTCTATTTTACAAACGCAATGGTACTCTTGTGTCTATACTAGCAGTTTATGTGGATGATATCTTACTAACAGGGGATGATACCACAGAAATTCAATATATTGCTAGTTTTCTCAACTAAGAATTCAAAGTGAAACATTTGGGTGCTATTCATTATTTTCTAGGGATGGAAATACTCAGGGAAAGACAAGGTTTCATTATCAGCCAAAGGAAATTTACCTTAGAGCTGCTGCAGGAATTCAATTCTCTAGGAGGAAAAGTTTCTTCACCTCTTGACCCTTACATCAAGCTTCAGGCGAATTCAGGAACACCAATGGATGACCCAAGTGTGTATCGTCACCTCGTTGCCAAACTCAACTATTTAACGAACACTAGGCCTGACCTTTCCTTTGTTGTCCTCTCTCTCAGTCAATACATGCACAAGCCTTGTTGTTCCCATTTTTTTGCTGCTCAACGAGTCTTGAGATATCTGCGCACAGATCCTTCCCAGGGAattcttctatcttcttctcccTCTTTTGATTTAATGGCATTTTGCGATGCTGATTGGCAGCGTGTCGTGATTCTCGCTGGTCAGTTAGTGGGTTCTTTATTACGCTTGGAGGTGCACCTATTTCCTGGAAATCCAAGAAACAGGTTTCAGTTTCCTTGTCATCTGCCGAGGCTGAATACCGGTCGATGCGTCGAGTCACTGCTGAAATCACTTGACTTGTTCGACTTTTAGGAGATCTCACAATACAGCCTACCTTACCAGTCCCCATTCATTCCGATAGCCAGGTAACGATACACATCGCTCGCAACCCTGTCTTTCATGAGCAAACGAAGCATGTGGACCTCGACTGCCACTTTGTCCGTCAACAATTCCTCTCTGGTTTAATTTCCCTATCTTTTGTTCCTTCCGACTGTCAACTTGCCGATTTATTCACAAAACCCTTATCTGGGGTTTCTCATCGTCACATTCTAGGCAAGTTGGGGGTCCATTCTCTCCCCTCCATCTTGAGGGGGGATGTTAACGATCAAAACCTTCATATTGATTCAACGGAAGATGAAGAAAcgagaaagaagaagatgaaggaagATGAGGAAAcgagaaagaagaagatgaaggaataaaataataatttcggATGAATGGTGCACATGTGAATGACACATGGATATACTACAAAGTAAATAAATATTCCTATACCCATTCCTATTTCTCACACCCATTCATTTAAAATGATACACATTTGAGATGAATGGGCCATACGTGAATACACATGGATATAgtacaatataaataaatattcccCCCATCCATTCATTTAAAGTGATACACATTCCAGATGAATGGTGCACACGTGAATAGCACATGTATATAGTACAATGTAAAGGAATATTTTCGTTAGTTGGTTTTGCAAATAGCCAATAGGATTTAGTACAAGCGTATACGAATATTTATTTACATTCTTTGGTATCTATACAGAGTTTTGTATAAAAGGGCCAAGCTGTTAATAAGAAAACGGATAAAATTTCTCAATTTCGGTCTCTTTTCTTTCAGCCAGACAGGACAAGTCTGATCTAACGATTCAAGAGTTGAAGGAATCCATAGACTCGTTCAAGTGAATGCTTCCTCTGCCGTCTGTGGAAACTCATCTACCGTTCAGGTACAATACAAAACTCTATACGGCTAAAACTCCTCTTTTCACTCTCGCCTCTATAGAATTTGATTTTTCCTAAAAGTTTCCTGTACTGATTTGTAATATTTGCTCTATTGTGTGGATTGCTATTTTTTTTTACTCTTACTATTGATGATTTCCTTAAGGAGGAGAATATGAAGGGACGCGGAAAAACCCTAACCGCCACTAAGCCTAAGAAGAGGCAGGCCTGTTTACATTGTGATGAAAAATTGGCTCATGGCAACAAAAAGCAAGTGTATCTGATCGAAGATGAAGGTGAGGATGTTGCTGCTATTCCAACTGTAGATCCTGTGACTACAGAGGAAGAAGAAATACCCATGAGAATATCTATGGATGCTGTAGTAGAATACTCTAAGCCATACGAAGGTTGCTGTGTGACTGGGTACTATGGGAAGTGACCAGTGAATATCCTAATTGGTTTGGGAGGGACTACACACAATTTTATGGATGAATCCTTTGCGGATAAGTTAGGCTGTGACACATTTCCAATCAAGCCTCGGCCTGTTATAACACCTTTTGGGACTGTTATTGTGACCTCCAGAGCATGCAAAAACTTTCAATTGTTACTGAAAGGCGCCCTGTGTAGTGTGGATTTGTATCTACTTCCATTGTCGTCAAATTGTGACATGGTATTAGGATATGAATGGCTAAAGACGTCCATTGGTGGTGGGGAAGTTAAGATGGATTCTAAGGGTATGGAGTTTTCGTTCCAGGGTAACGAAACACTTTTTACCTTTCAACAAATCACTTGAACGCAGCAAGCGCTGAGAGTCTTGACAAATTTGGAAGCATTGGGACCTCGAATTTCACATTGCTAATTGACCTGTTTTAGATCTTTATTCCAGTTTCTGTGTCTGcaattttcctaacaattctcCCTCTACGTGAAAGTAAATGAACTACTACTTGTATTCATCCTTAGTTCGTTATCTACCAATGGTATatgtcattttgagagttggttGTTTTTACCAGCCTTGCAAGTTATGAAATCCATTAAGTTTTTGATTCTCTATCCTTCCCCTGCTTACTGAGTTGTTGGAATGTAATATGTCATTATTGCTATTGTGGATTAATTATTAGCTGTTTGTTGAATTGTGTTTAAATAGAAGTTATTTTAGATTTTCAATACTTGATGTGATTCAACTCTCAGGTAAATATGAACAATTAAGTCACCTGACAACCATTTGTCAATTCTTGCTCCCCGATAGCTTTTCTGGGTTTGTTTCTGATCTTTGGCCAAGCCATAATGTTAAACATGCACCAAACTGCTCATTTTTGTTGTGAAAGTTTTAATCAGGAGAGCGATAAAGAGGAATAGTCTTGTTTTGACATGGACCAATTAGAGTAATTCAGAAGGCAATTTATGTAGCAATTGTGGCAAGGGATGTCATAATTTCATTTACTACTCCCTCCCTTagtttatgtgaacatatttcctttttggttcattccaaaaagaatgacccaaacaatttagcttaaattctcaattctacccttagtgagaagcttttataactacacaaatattGTGAATCCCTTTTTGAGttatttaggaccacaaattcaaaaagtcttcattttctcttaaactttgtgtccagtcaaacaagttcacatagaTTGGAACATAGGGATTAGTATTTTAACGAGGCTCGGAGAAATTTGGCCTCTCTTGTAAATTTCATTTCCCTTTGGGATAGAGTTGGTTCATAAAGGTAGAACCACTCCAGGGCAGCGACATCCTCCAAAAAGATCTATTTCGGAAAAAGAAATGAATATAGACAAAATTGCTTGTAATATTCGATTAAGCAATTTTTAATCAATGATCTAAATGTTAAATGAAATTGGCATACAATAACCTCTTTGCTTTTTTGTTTGCAGCGCCAGAGCAAGTGTTTTTCGTTTGTTTTTTTTAGATTACACGTAATTTTGTCACATTACCAACAAAAATGAACATATTGGCGACGTGCAACaaacttctttaattttttccttttccGGTCTTTTCTTGGATTTAATAACTAAAGATGATAACCAAAGGTGCAAATAAAAAGCATGTATTATTTACTTAATGACTTTCCTCACGCGTAATACTCTAATGGGAAAaaggaaattaattaaaaaaactaatCAAGTGATATTCTACTATTGAATTATCGTTAAAGTGCAAAAGAAAGGAAAGATCACTACTATTTGATGACGTTATCTTATCAACCCATTTTCATTTTAAGCATAAACTCAAAATCATATTcacacatcaacaacaacaacattccaATCTCAAATTGGGGTCTATTAAGCTATATACACTATTTCTTTACACCACCTGTAACAGATCGCTTGTTTAAGGTTATAAACTCACATTGCTATTATAGTTTGATTTTTAAATCACCttataataataaaacaaattatTTAGATGGAGTGCATATGACAAAACCAAAGAATATGTAGATAAAAAGAGTGGAGGAAAATTAAGAAATGGAGGTCAGCATAATGGGAGGACACGTGTAAGCAGTGGGACGTCCTGACCCCAGTCATAATTTGTACAAGTTCCGTTGCAGCATTTgaagggtgtgcagactctgtcACGCAGCCAAAACTGCACTCCCACTTTGCCACTACCATATTTCCAGTGCCAGAGTACTGAGCAACAATTTTGTTTTTTGCATGTAAAAGTGAAAAGCAAGCCACTTGCACACAAAGAAACAGAGAGAAGATCATAAGCTGAGAAAATGAAAGGTTGGTTGGTTTTGTGATGGCTATTATGTTTTCATTCTGAAGATTTCTCAAAGCTTTCTCGGGAATACAAGGTCTGTTTCTAGTCCTATATTTCTAATGCAAATCCATTTAGCTCTGGCAAATGCTGTTGGTTGTAGCtgaaaaatgaataagaaacTTGTTCAAAAGGAAAATATAAGAAATCTATAGTTGGTTGTTGAAGATTAAAATTTTATCACCAGTTACATACACGCCTGCTTCCAAATAAAGAATACAGTGTTTTTTTCCTACTTCTAATTTCCAATTTCTGCTGTTGTTTACTTGGTTCATCTTTACCTTTTTCAGCTTGTTGCTTCAGATATAATTTTTTTCGTCCTTTATAAGCAGTGCGATTTAGGGGGTGGGGAGGTATGGCATGGAGTTTGCTATCTTTCGTTCATTATGGGTTAAAAGAAATTGCCTTTCTTCTACAAAGCTATCAATCTTTAGTTtccatttaaaattaaaaaaaagaacatGAAACTGAGAAAAAAGAGCAGTCTTGTGCATGATATTTTATGATGAATACAACTTTTGCATATTTCACCGTTGATCATATCTCTAATATTTATTGCACATGTTTATCCACTTATTATATAGCAGTAGCTCTTTTTGTATCTCTGTTGTACTGCCCTTAAATTTTGTTAAACAATGCGTTTAGTCTACCTCTAGTTTGAATTTTGGGCAGAGTGAGGTTAATTCTTCTCACTGTTTTGTGGGTCTTCATGGTTAAAATAGGGGTTAAGACCTGAATATATATTCACACATTTAGAGGATTATTAAAGAGTTTGTTGTCCTGTGTTAATCGAATTATCTCAGGGACGTCGTGAAAATGAAGAAGGAACTTTGGTCTCCAAGCAATGATATGCTGTTTGAAGTACTACCTAAATTGTCTACTAAGGATTTGCTGAAACTGAAATGCGTGTCAAAGGAATGGCAATGTCTTATATCTGACCGCAGTTTCATCCAAGTTCAGTTGAAAAATATGGAACCCCCCTCTGGTTTCTTCTACCAAGGTAGGTACCAGTGGTGTGATGAAGATTATGACTGGATCAGCTACATGCCTATATCAGGATCAGTTGCCACTGAAGAAGTCCATAATGATGTTCTTGATTTCCTACCAGAAAATGTTGTCATCCTCGATTCAAGATATGGACTTGTCTGTTGTCGAAGTATCTTTCCTTGTAACGTTCCCCTAATCTACATCTGTAACCCTGTGAATAAGGAATGGAAAGCAATTCAGTGGCCAAATTCGTCTAGAGAAAGCAGCATAGCCTTGGTTTTTGAACCATTAAAGAAACCGATTAATGAGTTCACAAAATTCCAGGTTGTGATAGTTAGTCATCAAGATGAAACTAGTACAGAAGGGGATAGATATGGATATTTCTCTTTCAACATTTATTCATCAGAAACAGGATTATGGAGAAGATCAGGAGAGATTTGTTATTGCAATCACAACATGTTGAAAAAGGGATGCATTTGTGTAAAGGGGATTATATATTGGCTTACTGATGGAGACCAAATCCTCATGTTTGATCCAGAAAATGAGATATCTTGGTTGATAAGCATACCACTCCCTAGAAACCAGTTCAAtttaaaacccgagatgtgcttGGGAGAAGTTGAAGGGAGGCTGCATTACGTGTTGATTTGTGAGCATGGACTTCAGTTGTGGGTGCTTGAGGATCGTTTTACGTCTCAATGGGATCTAACTTATACAATCTCTTTAGAAGAACTGGAAAATGAAAACAACAAGTATCTGTTCAAGATAGCTGAAAAGTTGGCAAGTAACTTCAATACTGATGATATCCCATGGATTGGGACTCTGGCTTTCAAGGATAACATCTTGCTTATGAGGGTTTCAGTTAATATCTATTTGTATCACTTTGAGACAAGGAAGATGAGACACCTCTGTAGCCTTTCTGCTCTCGCGCCAAAGCCTTTTTTTGTTGCCACAGTGGTTCCATATACCATGAGCTTAGTTCCGCTCGGTCAGTCATAGAAACAGTCACTCTTTTCTCCTTTTAGTCCTTGGTTTAGCAATATACATAAGCCGTTACCGATAATAGATGAAGTGCTCTTTCTGAATATCCCATTCCTTGGGATATGCATTAGTTTTTGTTATATCCTCACAGCAAGCATGTTTAGAAAGACTTTAGTTATGCAGTTTTCTTATGGAAGTGCATTTGATGGTGAGACATAGACATTAAACAGGAAAGTCACAAAGTAACTTTATCTTAGGTTACTAATCCGAGCAATGACATCAAGTTTCAATGTATATTCTGGTAGTCCTTGGTGAATGTAGAGATGAAAACATGACTGATTCTGAGTTACTAAGAAACAAATTAAGCATGTTTTGTTTTTTCTATTGCAAGTGCTCTTTTGTATGCTTAACTCTGTtgccttcctttttcttttccaatgGTATAATATGTGAAAGGAAAGCTTGATCTGATTCTTGTTACAACTTCTTGAAAATGATAGGAGCTAGCATGGTCTCTTGCTGTGAAAAGGATTTGAATTGTGAGTCAAGACTTTAGTTTGTATTCTAAACTGATGAAGTGATGTCAAGCTTTAGTAGATCCGAGGCATATTGCTGCGAAATATGTTTCTTGTTTCTCTCTTGATCTAATTTTACATAATAATGCAGGACTAACATCTCGTACTTATATTTGGCTATCCTTTTCTCAATTTAATCGAGACCTGTTTAATATGCTTAAAAAGAGTGCCATCAAGAAAACATGCAGATTCTGAGTTAAACATTAAGCATAAAATGATGTTGAGACATAGAGATTAAACAGGGACTATTCAATTATAATACTATCTGAGTTGGTATTCTATATTAATGACCTGTCTGATGTCCAGCTTTAATAGATATCAGGCATATTGCAACTAAatatatttcttatttttttccttaTGATTGAATCTTTGGCGGAATTCTATAGATAAGGTTCTACTCTCTTGTTATTACAAAGCTCTATTTTACACATTGATGTTTCAGTTCAACTTCACCTAAAAGTCCAAACAGGGGTGCAGAAACATTTGTTACTTTTTGCATCCAAAGAACGACATATTTCTGAAGA belongs to Nicotiana tabacum cultivar K326 chromosome 6, ASM71507v2, whole genome shotgun sequence and includes:
- the LOC107830991 gene encoding putative F-box protein At1g32420, with translation MKKELWSPSNDMLFEVLPKLSTKDLLKLKCVSKEWQCLISDRSFIQVQLKNMEPPSGFFYQGRYQWCDEDYDWISYMPISGSVATEEVHNDVLDFLPENVVILDSRYGLVCCRSIFPCNVPLIYICNPVNKEWKAIQWPNSSRESSIALVFEPLKKPINEFTKFQVVIVSHQDETSTEGDRYGYFSFNIYSSETGLWRRSGEICYCNHNMLKKGCICVKGIIYWLTDGDQILMFDPENEISWLISIPLPRNQFNLKPEMCLGEVEGRLHYVLICEHGLQLWVLEDRFTSQWDLTYTISLEELENENNKYLFKIAEKLASNFNTDDIPWIGTLAFKDNILLMRVSVNIYLYHFETRKMRHLCSLSALAPKPFFVATVVPYTMSLVPLGQS